Proteins from a genomic interval of Stenotrophomonas maltophilia R551-3:
- a CDS encoding HEPN domain-containing protein — protein MDSTALKEVHRQIRDAQPDSTRVRLHRAISWLNRAEQEDEDTDARFLFLWIALNAAYAQEFGFENAEREQLRRFFDALLRHDKQGSLQDILFKQFPGPIRTLIGNRFVYARFWKALREHDSSDQWAERFAKDQRSALQAVVERRTEVVLSIVLDRLYVLRNQLVHGGATWDSHANREQLRDGAAILGQLVPAILHLMMRDDAPDLGEVAYPMIPI, from the coding sequence ATGGATTCGACTGCTCTGAAGGAAGTGCATCGTCAGATTCGCGATGCACAGCCGGACTCGACGCGCGTGCGCCTACACCGCGCCATCAGCTGGCTCAACCGCGCCGAACAGGAAGACGAGGATACGGACGCGCGATTCCTGTTTCTGTGGATTGCGCTGAACGCAGCCTATGCCCAGGAGTTCGGATTCGAGAATGCCGAGCGCGAACAACTGCGCAGGTTCTTCGATGCTTTGCTGAGGCATGACAAGCAAGGAAGCCTGCAGGACATCCTGTTCAAACAGTTTCCCGGGCCTATCCGAACCCTTATCGGGAATCGCTTTGTCTATGCACGCTTCTGGAAGGCACTGCGGGAACATGACAGCAGCGACCAGTGGGCAGAGCGCTTTGCCAAGGACCAGCGCTCGGCGCTGCAGGCCGTAGTTGAGCGGCGTACTGAAGTCGTGCTCTCCATCGTGCTTGACCGGCTGTACGTACTGCGCAACCAGCTGGTACATGGCGGGGCCACGTGGGACAGCCATGCCAACCGTGAGCAGTTGCGAGATGGCGCCGCCATCCTGGGCCAACTGGTACCGGCAATCCTGCATCTGATGATGAGGGACGACGCGCCCGACCTAGGTGAAGTCGCCTACCCGATGATCCCCATCTGA
- a CDS encoding dynamin family protein — translation MSAEVILDRQQKLITWLAAHADILNGAVGASSQWEIDTIDSLKEALLRLDDENRLMDIGIVGRVKAGKSTLLNALVFNGESVLPQAATPMTAALTTLTYGERFKATARFYSQADLANIEQAAAVYSDLLEKSLIEELRRTEGRAGLDPERRRELAERGARRALATQQPSLQASHEQWAKITASGLSLAHLKEDKPLEADDVEGLAALLADYVAAEGHYMPVTKSVDIEMPVEALRGLRIIDTPGLNDPVASREARTHDLLKCCDVVFVVSPAAQFMSQEDLDVMARITAAEGIRELVLVASQVDNTLHGSEMQAQLHASLTGLRRELAGHAGKVLDKLKLSNPEVGDVFQSLVDKGEDAIIHSSGMCHSMSVEFDSVADWQGGRLTAWQNLKETYPDYFRDDNPGLSRTNLDQLANMAGLHEVVEQTRLAKARVLAARRQDLLDAKERKQVELLRELRRQLSLRRGEIGEAGLTELKKNKRGLERRKFNLTVALDDELMGIKTGFVNGLRKAMKEVIDGAYDAADSGVSRTVGTEKTTRRTESPGAFNWVARKLWDGGYREYEENNRTVLPAAVKSAVSAFASGLRTDLDSRATELQAKFGKRLFAELLQTARRQLDDELDIEAVYSSLKSIVNGVEFPPVSLRAPVLKASTMKLKGSEADTFLEQAQHAIETLRETAEAAVYEYVETVKRAIPKSVADDFIGHIQAQFDALQALMEDAEKTRATLTMMDAELEAMQ, via the coding sequence ATGAGTGCTGAAGTGATCCTGGACCGTCAGCAGAAGTTGATCACGTGGCTTGCAGCACACGCCGACATTCTCAATGGCGCCGTCGGGGCTTCGTCGCAGTGGGAGATCGACACGATCGATAGCCTGAAGGAAGCGTTGTTGCGACTGGACGACGAAAATCGCCTGATGGACATTGGCATTGTCGGCCGGGTCAAGGCCGGCAAATCGACGCTGCTCAACGCGCTGGTTTTCAACGGGGAGTCAGTACTGCCGCAGGCGGCGACGCCGATGACCGCAGCACTGACCACGCTGACCTACGGCGAGCGGTTCAAGGCGACCGCGCGCTTCTACTCCCAGGCGGATCTTGCCAACATCGAGCAGGCTGCTGCTGTGTACAGCGACCTGCTTGAGAAGTCGCTGATCGAAGAGCTGCGACGCACGGAAGGGCGTGCGGGCCTGGACCCTGAGCGCCGAAGGGAGCTGGCCGAGCGGGGTGCCCGACGGGCACTGGCCACCCAGCAGCCGTCCTTGCAGGCCTCGCACGAACAGTGGGCGAAGATCACGGCGTCCGGCCTTTCGCTGGCCCACCTGAAGGAGGACAAGCCGCTGGAGGCCGACGACGTAGAGGGCCTGGCGGCGTTGCTGGCGGACTACGTTGCCGCGGAAGGTCACTACATGCCTGTAACCAAGAGCGTCGACATCGAGATGCCGGTGGAGGCGCTGCGCGGGCTGCGCATCATCGATACGCCGGGGCTGAATGACCCGGTCGCATCGCGCGAGGCACGCACCCATGATCTCTTGAAGTGCTGCGATGTGGTGTTTGTCGTCAGCCCGGCAGCGCAGTTCATGAGTCAGGAAGATCTGGACGTGATGGCGCGGATCACCGCTGCCGAGGGCATCCGCGAACTGGTGCTGGTTGCCAGCCAGGTGGACAACACGCTGCATGGTTCGGAAATGCAGGCACAGCTGCATGCTTCGCTTACCGGTCTGCGGCGGGAGCTTGCGGGCCATGCGGGCAAGGTGCTGGATAAGCTGAAGCTCTCCAACCCCGAGGTTGGAGATGTATTCCAGAGCCTGGTGGACAAGGGTGAGGATGCGATCATCCACAGTTCCGGCATGTGCCATTCGATGTCCGTCGAGTTCGACAGCGTGGCGGATTGGCAAGGTGGCCGCCTGACGGCGTGGCAGAACCTCAAGGAAACCTACCCGGACTACTTCAGGGATGACAATCCAGGGCTGTCACGCACCAATCTCGATCAGTTGGCCAACATGGCCGGTCTGCATGAGGTGGTGGAACAGACCCGTCTAGCGAAAGCGCGCGTGCTGGCCGCTCGGCGCCAGGACCTGCTGGATGCCAAGGAGCGGAAGCAGGTCGAGCTGCTGCGTGAGCTGCGCAGACAGTTGTCTTTGCGCAGAGGGGAGATTGGTGAGGCCGGGCTGACGGAGCTGAAGAAGAACAAGCGAGGGTTGGAACGTCGCAAATTCAACCTTACGGTGGCTCTGGATGATGAGCTCATGGGTATCAAGACTGGTTTCGTGAATGGCCTCAGGAAGGCCATGAAGGAGGTCATCGATGGCGCCTACGACGCTGCCGATTCGGGGGTGAGCAGGACGGTAGGTACCGAGAAAACCACCCGCCGCACTGAGTCTCCTGGCGCCTTCAATTGGGTGGCAAGAAAACTCTGGGATGGCGGCTACCGGGAGTATGAGGAGAACAACCGCACCGTCCTGCCTGCTGCTGTGAAGTCCGCCGTATCGGCATTTGCTAGTGGGCTGCGAACAGATCTTGACAGCAGAGCGACTGAGTTGCAGGCCAAATTTGGCAAGCGGCTGTTTGCAGAACTGCTCCAGACGGCGCGACGGCAGTTGGACGATGAGCTGGACATCGAGGCGGTTTATTCATCGCTGAAGAGCATCGTCAATGGCGTGGAGTTTCCTCCGGTTTCGCTTCGGGCACCGGTGCTGAAGGCATCCACCATGAAGCTGAAGGGTAGCGAGGCCGATACGTTCCTCGAGCAGGCGCAGCACGCCATTGAGACACTGCGAGAAACGGCTGAGGCCGCGGTCTACGAGTATGTTGAGACAGTAAAGAGGGCAATTCCAAAGTCTGTTGCAGATGACTTCATTGGGCACATTCAAGCTCAGTTCGATGCACTGCAGGCGCTGATGGAAGACGCTGAAAAGACGCGGGCGACACTGACCATGATGGATGCGGAGCTGGAGGCAATGCAGTGA
- a CDS encoding helix-turn-helix transcriptional regulator has translation MDTDNRSSLARQWRLLQLLQPAPHYRTVKELAQTLAAESYKGGTRTIERDLNALSLQFPIESNDLQKPYGWAWMRGAAAFSMPGMSVSQAVVLLTAQRNLQGLLPANHWPALTPFFDQAEKTLAAVRTTRSTRRWHEKVAVVPASQSLLPAAVDTDVAVNVHQALFNEKQLRLYYVARGRSDASEYVFHPYGMIQRGTSSYLAGRIDGRTETTTLSLHRVQRAEMLDADTEGAESFELGNYASRVAAGFESKGPLSVELELDEALAQHLAETPLSRDQKLDVGDGLVPRLRATVDDSAQLRWWLLGLGASVRVLAPAALADDIAARHRSAAQRY, from the coding sequence ATGGACACCGATAACCGCTCCTCGCTGGCGCGCCAGTGGCGTCTGCTGCAGTTGCTGCAGCCTGCTCCGCACTACCGCACCGTGAAGGAGCTCGCCCAGACCTTGGCGGCGGAGAGCTACAAGGGAGGGACTCGAACCATCGAACGGGATCTGAACGCCCTGTCGCTGCAGTTCCCCATCGAGAGCAATGATCTTCAGAAACCCTATGGTTGGGCATGGATGCGCGGCGCGGCCGCCTTCAGCATGCCGGGCATGTCCGTTTCACAGGCGGTGGTGCTGCTCACCGCGCAGCGCAACCTGCAGGGACTGTTGCCAGCCAATCACTGGCCTGCACTGACGCCGTTCTTTGACCAGGCAGAGAAGACGCTGGCGGCGGTCCGCACGACGCGTTCCACGCGGCGCTGGCACGAGAAGGTCGCCGTCGTGCCAGCCAGCCAGTCCCTGCTGCCGGCTGCGGTGGACACCGACGTGGCGGTCAACGTGCATCAGGCGCTTTTCAACGAGAAGCAGCTGCGCTTGTACTACGTGGCCCGTGGCCGTAGCGATGCCAGTGAGTACGTCTTCCATCCCTACGGGATGATCCAGCGTGGAACGTCCAGTTACCTGGCTGGACGGATTGATGGGCGCACGGAGACCACTACGCTGTCGCTGCACCGGGTACAGCGTGCAGAAATGCTCGACGCCGACACCGAAGGTGCTGAGTCCTTCGAACTCGGAAACTATGCGAGCCGGGTTGCCGCAGGCTTCGAGAGCAAGGGACCTCTGTCCGTTGAGCTGGAGCTTGATGAAGCCCTGGCCCAGCACCTGGCGGAGACACCGCTCTCCCGTGATCAGAAGCTGGACGTCGGGGACGGTCTTGTTCCCCGTCTGCGGGCCACCGTCGATGACTCCGCCCAACTGCGCTGGTGGCTGCTCGGCCTGGGCGCATCGGTACGCGTTCTGGCTCCCGCAGCACTGGCCGATGATATCGCCGCTCGCCACCGAAGCGCCGCACAGCGTTACTGA
- a CDS encoding DEAD/DEAH box helicase: protein MLTTGEEFAVAAAMREGQRRAANAVREYLARDYAGKSFLVVMPTGAGKSGLIASVCQSHPRGPIVVLSPRAAVCRQLMDEISGKFFSDRGVLVESPRSVKELGGEIKEDCIYVGTFQKLIRMKSTAFRRLAESCSLLIVDEGHSEPAPLWGKAVRQFSCHKIIVTATPYRNDLFQFDIGLETTFCYTFKKAVEHQVILEPAFEQCTIADAAQRTSIFLSENPTAKAIVKAKSLGDVKMLKELMGGAGLSTLAIHDKLPDDTSAGTAKTVPSGLNSRDVRVVIHQRKLDEGVDLPSAKLCVLTYPVASGQELVQTVGRIVRNFESIQPLVLDCGSSSNTKMWANYLEFDSSISSDDGWAKFVNSLDTAKLIESYLDTFPQYMYLGAAFREKFELLSLDVDRDIRVPTASVCFLGVEEGFTIESFVDAMLWRNDHAGELAKCYDSAHGFKVIVSIRFESSKYLKSKLFFEPSLHVVVAKKIGNYLAVFDSRSINHAGDTALGTKQPVDPQRLFNLSARGAFTRVKETHARSISSARRRPERVSHVGPELSASYSGQSAASYALSVTKVDNLDLAQGVESSYYLSTGSGRVSDQKNGSFSLERLSEWVDEVASVLDEDAPSLSPVIGAFALPIDAMAVSGPLSMTIDFTDLPAGTKMVSGAKSTPLDAGFLFLECPNWQVKVGSSTLRFAYIEEVERIVFTASPDVMLVSPDGEAVSLVQDMNSRSLKILFADGVSYVDGKFYKSALPTTVGIDLESTVIGASIYPVPELQLAGLSEKGLFQDREYVGTSAENFDANSVFNLIDSLARGDYQKYRSTQYDVLRRLVPDIDLVVCTDMGTEAADFIVSSPKSLCFVHVKCGESKRPKSPAGALAEVGAQAIKNIEYLVSSNESLPFGNEGRLALPWPHRGAIHKLKHRVRFIAKDGVERTVPSTPKAYSKCVASAIETIKKRRRSPGCKKEVWIVAANSFSYGSFKKEIKMGAAAKAESLQAYQLIDAWLAVCSANDVDLKIMVSP, encoded by the coding sequence ATGCTCACCACGGGAGAGGAATTCGCGGTAGCAGCAGCGATGCGAGAAGGACAACGTCGCGCGGCCAATGCGGTTCGAGAATATCTTGCAAGGGACTACGCAGGTAAGTCATTCCTGGTCGTAATGCCTACCGGCGCAGGAAAATCAGGACTGATTGCCTCCGTCTGCCAGTCTCACCCTCGCGGCCCAATCGTTGTACTCAGTCCTCGAGCGGCAGTCTGCCGGCAGCTTATGGACGAAATATCAGGGAAGTTCTTCTCGGACAGGGGCGTGCTCGTAGAGTCGCCTCGCTCAGTCAAAGAGTTGGGCGGAGAGATTAAGGAGGACTGCATCTATGTCGGTACTTTCCAAAAGCTGATCCGCATGAAGTCGACGGCGTTCCGCCGTCTAGCCGAGAGCTGCTCGCTGCTTATTGTCGATGAAGGCCATTCGGAGCCCGCTCCGCTCTGGGGTAAGGCTGTTCGGCAGTTCAGCTGTCACAAGATAATAGTGACGGCGACCCCGTACCGTAATGATCTGTTCCAATTCGACATCGGCCTTGAAACGACATTTTGCTACACCTTCAAGAAGGCGGTCGAGCATCAAGTCATTTTGGAGCCGGCATTCGAGCAGTGCACAATTGCGGACGCCGCCCAACGTACATCGATCTTCCTCTCAGAAAACCCAACCGCAAAGGCAATCGTAAAGGCCAAGAGTCTTGGGGATGTCAAGATGCTGAAGGAATTGATGGGCGGCGCGGGACTAAGTACGCTGGCAATCCACGATAAGTTGCCGGACGATACCTCGGCAGGAACCGCCAAGACTGTCCCTTCTGGACTAAACTCGCGAGACGTTCGAGTAGTGATTCACCAAAGAAAGCTGGATGAGGGCGTGGACCTTCCATCTGCAAAGTTGTGTGTCCTCACCTATCCAGTAGCAAGCGGTCAAGAGCTCGTGCAGACCGTTGGAAGAATCGTGCGGAACTTCGAGAGCATACAGCCACTGGTGCTTGATTGTGGCTCGTCCAGCAACACAAAGATGTGGGCTAACTACCTCGAGTTTGACTCATCCATCTCCTCAGATGATGGATGGGCCAAGTTCGTCAATTCTCTTGACACGGCAAAGCTGATCGAGAGCTACCTCGACACCTTCCCCCAGTACATGTACCTGGGAGCGGCATTCCGGGAAAAGTTCGAACTGTTGAGCCTCGATGTGGATAGAGATATTCGAGTGCCGACCGCGTCTGTATGCTTCCTGGGGGTGGAGGAGGGCTTCACAATCGAGTCCTTTGTTGACGCCATGCTTTGGAGAAATGATCACGCTGGGGAACTGGCGAAATGCTATGACTCGGCGCACGGATTCAAGGTGATCGTGTCTATCCGGTTTGAGAGTTCCAAGTATCTGAAGAGTAAGTTGTTCTTCGAGCCGTCTCTTCATGTGGTAGTTGCAAAAAAGATTGGCAACTACTTGGCAGTATTCGACAGTCGCTCAATCAATCATGCGGGGGACACGGCGCTGGGTACAAAGCAGCCCGTCGATCCACAGCGACTATTCAATCTCTCAGCAAGGGGTGCTTTCACTAGAGTAAAAGAGACGCACGCGCGATCGATAAGCTCGGCTAGAAGAAGGCCGGAGCGAGTTTCGCATGTAGGACCAGAGCTAAGTGCCTCGTACTCAGGGCAGTCGGCAGCTAGCTATGCTCTTTCAGTAACGAAGGTCGACAATCTCGATTTGGCCCAAGGTGTAGAGAGCAGCTACTACCTCAGTACCGGATCGGGAAGAGTCTCTGACCAAAAAAATGGCTCATTCAGCCTGGAGCGGCTGTCGGAGTGGGTAGACGAGGTGGCGTCCGTTTTGGATGAGGATGCGCCGTCGCTGAGTCCGGTGATCGGGGCTTTTGCTCTGCCAATCGATGCGATGGCAGTTAGCGGGCCCCTATCTATGACTATCGACTTCACGGATCTCCCGGCGGGTACCAAGATGGTCTCCGGCGCAAAATCCACACCGCTTGACGCAGGGTTTCTTTTTCTAGAGTGCCCGAATTGGCAAGTCAAGGTCGGATCGTCGACGTTGAGATTTGCCTACATCGAAGAGGTCGAGAGGATAGTCTTCACTGCTAGCCCAGACGTGATGTTGGTGTCTCCCGATGGAGAGGCCGTATCATTGGTTCAAGACATGAACTCGAGATCGCTTAAGATCTTGTTCGCCGATGGAGTTTCATACGTAGATGGAAAGTTCTACAAGTCGGCTTTGCCGACTACAGTGGGGATCGATCTAGAGAGCACTGTTATTGGCGCATCAATCTATCCTGTCCCTGAGCTTCAGTTGGCTGGTTTGTCCGAGAAAGGGTTGTTTCAGGATCGGGAGTATGTCGGGACTAGCGCGGAGAACTTTGATGCGAACTCAGTGTTCAATCTTATCGACAGCTTGGCTCGCGGCGACTATCAAAAATATCGATCAACCCAATACGATGTGCTCAGGAGGCTAGTTCCCGACATCGATCTTGTGGTGTGCACAGATATGGGTACGGAGGCTGCGGATTTCATAGTGTCGTCACCAAAGTCGCTTTGCTTTGTACATGTTAAGTGTGGTGAGTCAAAGCGTCCCAAGTCGCCAGCTGGTGCCCTTGCCGAAGTGGGGGCTCAGGCGATAAAGAACATTGAGTATCTGGTTTCGTCGAATGAATCGCTGCCCTTCGGAAATGAGGGGCGGCTTGCATTGCCTTGGCCGCATAGAGGTGCGATCCACAAGCTCAAGCATCGGGTGCGATTCATAGCGAAGGACGGCGTGGAGCGCACGGTTCCATCAACGCCAAAGGCTTACTCTAAATGCGTAGCATCAGCAATTGAAACAATAAAGAAGCGGAGGAGATCACCTGGATGCAAGAAAGAAGTGTGGATCGTCGCCGCAAACTCCTTCTCTTACGGATCGTTCAAGAAAGAAATTAAAATGGGGGCTGCTGCTAAGGCGGAATCACTACAGGCATATCAACTAATAGATGCATGGCTGGCAGTGTGCAGCGCAAACGATGTTGATCTTAAGATCATGGTCTCCCCGTAG
- a CDS encoding dynamin family protein gives MISPLATEAPHSVTDVWVRRRMSHARNTIFPRYSFDLHATQGKQMFAVKNQCLGLLDRITTLADSAAIELPENHSLAEEMQRAELLVPIIGAFSAGKSSLINTFLGADILPVGITPETELATELRFSRDPHVLAHRADGGSDRLAVEDLLSIKPRASSYTHLELHLDDPRLEALYPQVLVDMPGFGSSLDSHNKAIAHYLPRGAHFIVAVSVPDGTLAESTLRQLETMHTYEAGFSILLSKANLRSAEEVDAVEVAVREQLELRLGVAPAMARDDRKQGNGLASLLPKISASDLWIGRFLPRISSQLAHARAQVKMARKALDQSDADIDRSVRQLNDALDDLNAQRDALVAKLGRSRLSQVVEQCVEEVGQALREASSELQAAAAGGNNPRFAQVVSDISRQRLSRVVKERMEGLSQQAIGDLAKSLSQREVDEVGSVGGPDWTQQMQTRVQETLTQTGQALERWQGNLQKAREDEKLLRPYAGDDENDREKTQRARVAFRSITTVLAVTTSVVAPAIELVVIFLPEILGFVSRKLREEELRKTIDNQVIPSVQREFRTKLPELLQAQVDGLIEQAVHEFKTAIEEKRQLLESVVAEQSSPARAARVKALDAAEAGLTSVANEVVALESAR, from the coding sequence ATGATATCGCCGCTCGCCACCGAAGCGCCGCACAGCGTTACTGACGTGTGGGTGCGACGCCGGATGTCGCACGCCCGCAACACAATCTTTCCGCGCTACTCCTTCGACCTACACGCCACACAGGGGAAACAGATGTTCGCTGTTAAGAATCAATGCCTTGGTCTGTTGGACCGGATTACGACGCTGGCTGACAGCGCAGCGATCGAACTGCCTGAAAACCACTCGCTCGCCGAAGAAATGCAGCGGGCCGAACTGTTGGTACCGATCATCGGTGCGTTCAGTGCAGGAAAGAGCTCGCTGATCAACACCTTCCTGGGCGCGGACATCCTCCCGGTCGGTATCACCCCGGAGACTGAGCTGGCCACCGAGTTGCGCTTCAGCCGGGATCCCCACGTTCTGGCGCACCGTGCCGATGGTGGCAGTGATCGGCTCGCCGTGGAGGACTTGCTGTCCATCAAGCCGCGGGCCTCGTCGTACACGCACCTGGAACTGCATCTGGACGACCCGCGCCTGGAAGCGCTGTATCCACAGGTTCTCGTGGACATGCCCGGCTTCGGCTCCTCGCTGGACAGCCACAACAAGGCCATCGCCCATTATCTGCCGCGTGGCGCGCACTTCATCGTGGCCGTGAGCGTGCCCGACGGTACTCTGGCCGAGTCGACGCTGCGCCAGCTTGAAACCATGCATACCTATGAGGCTGGATTCTCGATCCTGCTGAGCAAGGCGAACCTGCGTTCAGCCGAAGAAGTGGATGCCGTGGAAGTGGCTGTACGGGAGCAGCTTGAGCTGCGCCTGGGCGTTGCGCCGGCCATGGCACGCGACGACCGCAAGCAGGGCAATGGACTGGCCAGTCTGCTGCCCAAGATCAGCGCAAGTGATCTGTGGATCGGCCGCTTCCTGCCGCGAATCTCGAGCCAGCTTGCCCACGCTCGTGCCCAGGTGAAAATGGCACGCAAGGCTTTGGATCAGAGCGATGCGGATATTGATCGCAGCGTACGTCAGCTGAATGATGCCCTGGATGATCTGAACGCCCAGCGCGACGCCCTCGTGGCCAAGCTGGGCCGTAGCCGCCTGAGCCAGGTGGTCGAACAGTGCGTTGAGGAAGTAGGCCAGGCCCTTCGCGAGGCCTCCAGTGAGCTGCAGGCGGCCGCTGCCGGTGGCAACAACCCGCGGTTTGCGCAGGTCGTCAGCGATATTTCCCGCCAGCGCTTGAGTCGTGTGGTCAAGGAACGCATGGAAGGGCTGAGCCAGCAGGCGATTGGTGATCTGGCCAAATCCCTGTCTCAGCGCGAGGTGGATGAGGTTGGCAGTGTCGGCGGACCGGACTGGACGCAACAGATGCAGACGCGCGTGCAGGAGACGCTGACCCAGACCGGTCAAGCGCTCGAGCGCTGGCAGGGCAACCTGCAGAAGGCGCGTGAAGACGAGAAGCTGCTGCGTCCCTATGCCGGTGATGACGAGAATGATCGGGAGAAGACCCAGAGAGCCCGAGTCGCCTTCCGCAGTATCACCACCGTTCTGGCGGTCACCACCAGCGTCGTGGCGCCGGCGATCGAGCTGGTCGTGATCTTCCTGCCGGAGATCCTCGGGTTTGTGTCGCGCAAGCTCCGCGAGGAGGAGCTGCGCAAGACCATCGACAACCAGGTTATTCCGTCGGTGCAGCGCGAGTTCCGGACCAAGCTGCCCGAGCTGCTGCAGGCACAGGTTGATGGCCTGATCGAGCAGGCCGTGCATGAGTTCAAGACGGCCATCGAGGAAAAACGGCAGCTGCTGGAAAGTGTTGTGGCCGAGCAGAGCAGTCCTGCCCGCGCGGCACGCGTGAAAGCACTTGACGCTGCGGAAGCTGGTCTGACCTCCGTTGCGAACGAAGTCGTCGCGCTGGAGTCCGCCCGATGA
- a CDS encoding TonB family protein, with the protein MPRLNAALALNLALMLLSATHAMAMAADLQVSTEVFVEAGDNPSFKLRQAPAIEYSTAPATSPDTFLQAPMAVLLVAQLDELGHVSNVMVARSSGLREMDRAALTAVDQWRFDPVVVEGIAQHARVRVRLTFVATTEAPPG; encoded by the coding sequence ATGCCCCGTTTGAACGCCGCCCTGGCACTGAACCTCGCCCTCATGCTGCTGAGCGCTACACATGCCATGGCCATGGCGGCAGACCTGCAGGTGTCCACCGAAGTGTTCGTAGAGGCCGGTGACAACCCCTCCTTCAAGCTGCGGCAGGCACCTGCCATTGAGTATTCAACGGCCCCTGCCACGTCGCCCGATACCTTCCTGCAGGCTCCCATGGCGGTGCTGCTGGTTGCTCAATTGGATGAGCTGGGCCACGTCTCCAACGTGATGGTGGCGCGGTCCAGCGGACTGCGGGAGATGGATCGTGCGGCCCTTACCGCAGTGGACCAATGGCGCTTTGATCCGGTCGTGGTTGAGGGCATCGCGCAGCATGCGCGGGTGCGGGTCCGTCTGACCTTCGTGGCCACGACCGAGGCGCCGCCCGGCTGA